CATGATCTCTCATCCCGGCGAAGTTGCAAAGCTCATCGAGCAAGCCGCGTCGGCGAAGTAATTCTTTGCTGCGATGGGCCGGTGTCGGGAGGCGGGTTCCCAAACGATCGTCCATATCGCGTAGCGTGACTTTGGCGCGCGCGCCGCCTCTCCAAAGGTGGCCGGGCGACGCTCCGGCCAGCATGGGTCGCGATCTCCTAAACCTTGGTTTGGGAGGCACAGCCCAACTCTCGGTGTTACCCTGTTGCCTATCGAAAGCAGGAGAGAAGAATGGAACCCCTCAGATACACCGTCCTTGCCATGGTATGGTTTAACATACTGCTCGCCGCCTGGCTCTCGGTATACATGCTCTATGATCCGGAAGGATGGTATTATTTCGTCCCCGGAGTAACCGATACGGGCCTCTACAATCAGCATTTCATTCGAGACATCGGCATCATTCAGGGTTTCATCGCTCTGGCCTTCGCGATCGGCTGGTTCAGGCCGGGCCGCCGAATCGAGCTTTGGGGAGCTGCAACTCTCTGGCTGATCGCACACGCCATCTTTCATCTCTGGGAAGTTGCGGTCGGGATATGTTCGGCTTCCGTTATCCTGCGCGATTTTCCTGCTGTGAGCTTGCCGGCACTTTTCGGCATTGCCGCCACTGGCTGGGCATGCGCTCGCGGTCAAGGATTGGCTACTCTGCCAAATGCAAAAGAGATCGTCTCCTGAAAGGACGAAATCGTTCATGGAAAGGGCGATGCAGTTTGCACCGCTCTTTCCATCATCTAACCGAACGGAAGCTGCGGGTACTCTCTAACCGGCAATGCTCTTGGTAAGCCACTCGTGGAAAGACAGCTTGCCAGAGATGGTTTGCTTCATGGGCAAAAGCCCGTCTGGAGGTAATGCCACACCGAAGTATAGTGCGTCCTTGTCGAGACTGACCGGGCGATTGTCCGCGGTGGCAGTGAGCAATTCGCGGGCCAGATCGGCGAGTTCGATGGATTGCGGTCCGCCAAGTTCGACGATGGTGTTTTGCGGCACGGCCACCGCCAGCTTTGTGATCCAGTTTGCCGCTTCGTCTGCTGAGACCGGACGTACGGCGATCGCCGGCAGGCGTAAATCTCCGTTGACCGCCGCAGCGTTCACGATACCGCTGAAGAACTCGAAGAATTGGGTGGAACGGACGATCGTGTAAGGCAATCCGGAGGACCGGATCAGGTTTTCCTGGACGAGTTTGGCGCGGAAGTAGTCATTCTCAACCATGCGGTCCGTTCCCACGACGGAGAGCGTCAGATAATGCCGGACCCCGGACGTCTTGGCTGCTCCGAGCAGGTTCTTCCCCGATTGCCTGAAGAAGGTCAGCGCATCGCCATCTCCGAACGAGCCGGAATTTGTAACGTCGATAACGACATCGACACCTTCCAGTGCCTTTTCCAGACCCTCACCGGACAAGGCATCGACCCCTGTTTTCTTCGATGCAGCCACGACATCGTGTCCGTCCCCTTGCAGTCTGCCGACGATCCTGGAACCCATGGCGCCGCTCGCGCCGATTACCGCTACTTTCATCTCGAACTCCATCCGATACATGCCGAGCGGATGATAGGCCTTTGGCCCGGGCGTTCGACTAAACGAAGTTATGGGTTGACCGCCGATTGCTGCAATCTAGCCTCCAATCCCTGCACCTTATCCATTAGCTCAAGCTCCGGTTTCCACGACCCACGTGACAGTGAAGAACATGCCGCAGGGTATAGGACCGCATAGACCAAGGTGTACGGTCACGAGCTCCCTCATCCGTGTTAAATATAGCTTCAACGGCAAGACAAGCCGTCATAACCTTCGCTGTGCGTGCGGGTTTGAACCGTCGGTCGGACAACGCCATATCTCGAATGTATGACGGGCCGTTGCGCGATAAAAGTTGAGGGCAATCTGATGCAACACACTCAACCCAAGATAGAAGACGCGGCCGAGCCGATTGTGTACGTCGTTGACGACGACGAGGCGATGCGAGAAGCATTGCTTGATCTGTTCATGGTGACCAACAAGCGGGCGACCGCATTTTCCAACGGTCCCGAGTTTTTGGAAACGGCTGACATCTGTGCGCCAGGTTGCCTCGTACTCGATTTCCGAATGCCGGGAGGAACTGGCCTGGATCTTCAAGAGCGTCTGTCGAAGGCCGGTAGTCGTCTTCCCGTGATCTTTCTGACAGGTCATGCGGACATCCTGACGAGTGTAAAGGCGATGAAGGCGGGGGCGATGGATTTCATCATCAAACCTTTCGCCGATCAGGATCTCCTTGATGCGGTGGATCGAGCCATCAAGCTCGATTCCGAACGACGCAAGGTGGACGCGGAACGGAATCGAATCCAAGCATTGGTCGACACCCTCACGCCCCGCGAATTGGAGGTGATGTTTGCGGTCGTCAGCGGGCTGATGAACAAACAGGTCGCGTATCAGCTCGGTATCAGCGAAATGACCGTGAAGCTCCATCGCATGAGCCTCATGCGCAAGATGCAGGCTCGCTCGCTCGCGGATCTCGTTCGGAAGGTCGAGCAAGTTCGACGGAACTGAGAAGCCGACACCAGCAATCGGGAAAAGTTGGCCAGCGGAGCATCGCCGTGCCTTTGATGCGGAGCCACCTTGTCACTTCCTTAGTACCACCACATCAGAAGCAAATTGATACTTTTGCCGAAGGCCGCAGGGGTGGAAATCCCCGTAGCCAGGATAACGCGATTAAGCAAGCCGCACACGCCCCCCAAACCTATGGTTAGCTATGAGCCCAATCGTAATTCCCTAGATTTGCATCTGCCGACAGTCACACCAGTGGACCGACGGATCAAATATAGGAACTACATAATGACACAGCGCATTAATTTCGCGAAGGAATCGCCGAATCTCATGAAGAAGTTCATGGAATTCGTGACGGCGACCAAGGAAAACTCCGTCGAGGAATCCATTCGCAACCTGGTCAACGTTCGCATCGCGCAGCTCAACAACTGCACCTATTGCCTCGACATGCACATCAAGCAGGCGAAGATCCAGGGCGAGCGTGAACTGCGCCTCTACCACGTGGCATCGTGGCGTGAATCCACGCTTTTTGCACCCCGGGAGCGCGCAGCCCTCGCATGGGCGGAAATCGTGACGAAACTGCCGGATCTCGGCGTTCCCGACGAAATCTATGAACGCGTTCGTTCGCATCTCAGCGAGAAGGAAATCTCCGATCTCACTTTTGCTGTCATGTCGGCGAACGCGTGGACCCGCGTAAATGCCGCGTTCAAGTCAGTACCGGGCTCGTCCGATGCCATGCTCGGCCTCGACAAAGCAGACCTGAAGTAATTAACGCGGCGCACCCGACTGGTGCGCTTTCCAGCTGGAATTCTCATACTCAAGGAGCGAACTATGAAGATCGTCGTTATCGGTGGAACCGGCCTCATCGGCTCGAAATTGGTCAAGCGCCTTCAGGGGAAGGGGCATGAAGTCATTGCCGCATCGCCGGCATCCGGAGTGAATACAATCACCGGCGAGGGGCTGGAGAAGACATTGGCCGGAGCGCAAGTCGTGGTGGACGTTGCAAACTCGCCGTCCTTTGAAGACAACGCGGTCATGGAATTCTTCCAGACATCCGGCCGCAACCTGATGGCCGCTGAAGAAGTCGCCGGCGTGAGGCATCACGTCGCGCTTTCGGTCGTTGGAACCGAACGTCTTCAGGCGAGCGGCTATTTTCGGGCGAAACTGGCCCAGGAAAAGATTATCAAGGAAGCGAAAATTCCTTACACGCTGGTTCACTCGACGCAATTTTTCGAGTTCATGTTCGGCATCGCCCAATCTGGGACCGAGGGTGAAAAAGTTCATCTCTCGCCGGCCATGATGCAGCCGATCTTGTCGGATGACGTGGCTGACGCTCTGGCCGATCTGGTGCTTGGCCAACCTCGCAATGCCATCGTTGAAATTGCAGGCCCGGAGCCCATCAAGATCGCAGATGCCGTCACGAAATACCTCCGGCAGATCGGAGACCACCGGGAGATCGTCGTTGACAACAAGACGCGATACTTCGGCGCTCTTCTAGACGACACGACCCTGATGCCTGCCGCCGGTGTCCGGCTCGGCGCAGTTGGCTTTTCGGAGTGGGTCAAGACGGCCACTCCGCCGCCCGCGCGCTAACGCCTTTGCCGGAGCCGATGAAGGCTCCGGCTCTCCCTCGCATGCGCGAGCGCTCGTACCGTTTTGCTCGCTATTAGCACCTATCACGGTCAGTCTATTCCCTTGCCGAGGATCGCATCAACGTTGCGATGAAGTCGGTAAACAACTGCAGGCGGAAGCTCGGCAATCTGCCTGATGCATGCACAGCCTGGAACGGAACCGTTTGCAATTTCACGTGCGGAAGGAGCTCGACAAGAAGACCCCGATCGAGATCGTCCTGGACCGTCCGCTTTATCAGATGTGCTGCACCGACGCCGCTCAGCGCCGCATCGCGGATGGCCGTGGCTGAATCCAGGTCGATCCGGCCTGACGGCAAGATGCTGCCGCCGTCAACAAAGCCGATGGGATAGGGTTTGCCATCTGCGACATATCGGGCGAATGGTATGTTCTTCAGTTGGCCAAGGCTCTCAATATCTCCATGCTTACGGAGAAAGGAAGGCGATGCGACAAGCGTCATGTCGAGGTGCGAGAGTGTCTTGCACATCAGGCCTGCCTGCTCGACCTGGCCGACCCTGAATGCCACGTCATAGTTTTCCCTCAGGAGATCGACGTGCCGGTCCGTCATGCCAACAGACAACGAAATCTCCGGGTACATCGGGACGAACTCGGTGAATATCGGTTCCAGAATCATCCTGCCGAGTTCGCTGGGCAAACTGGCACGCAGATGACCTGCGGGCGCCCGATAAGACTGAACCGTCTCTGCCGAACTGTCGATCTGCTCGAGCAACGGCATTATCTTGTCGTAGAAGGCTTCACCTTCCTGCGTCATCGCCAGAAGTCGGGTCGAGCGGCGGAACAGATGCACGCCCAGCAGGCGTTCCAATCGCGAAATGCTTTTAGAAATTGACGATGGCGTCGCTCCGAGGCTCCGCGCAGCCGCACTGAAGGAGCCTGTCTGAACCGTGCGAACGAATGCTATCAGTCCGGTTGCTTCCCTCAGCAGCCTAAGCATGTCGTGATCTCCGACTTGTTGTGACGCTCTGATCGTTGGCAGGGCGCCGCCAGTCTTACCGCTCTCTTCCTGATCGAGACATCAAACAGAAGTTTGGGTTGCCTTGCATGCGCCAGAAGCACCTATCAAGCTTTGTCGAAGCGATCGGCGACATGGACGCCGGGCGAAACGACCCACTCCGTCCGATACCTTCTATCCGTGCCTGTCGCCGTTCGCCTAAACTTAGGTGTACGAAACGAACGTATAGCTACAACCAATCGTATCGATTGGTACGGTTAGTCGCCGGATTTGTAGATCGATGAAGTTTAGATCCTCAGATTTACACGGTTTATTTTCCAATATTTCTTTGAATAGGAGATGAACATGAACCTGGGTTCCACCACGCCGACGCGGCGAGACATGATGACAGGCACACTGGGTATTGCCGCCGCCACAACGGCAGTTGCCGCCAGCTCGGCGCGAGCCAAGGAGCCCGCCAAGGGTGCCGGACATCGGTCCGATGGCGAATACGTCACGTCGAAAGATGGTACTGCGATTTTCTACAAGGACTGGGGTCCGAAAAGCGCGCAG
Above is a genomic segment from Ensifer canadensis containing:
- a CDS encoding SDR family oxidoreductase; the encoded protein is MEFEMKVAVIGASGAMGSRIVGRLQGDGHDVVAASKKTGVDALSGEGLEKALEGVDVVIDVTNSGSFGDGDALTFFRQSGKNLLGAAKTSGVRHYLTLSVVGTDRMVENDYFRAKLVQENLIRSSGLPYTIVRSTQFFEFFSGIVNAAAVNGDLRLPAIAVRPVSADEAANWITKLAVAVPQNTIVELGGPQSIELADLARELLTATADNRPVSLDKDALYFGVALPPDGLLPMKQTISGKLSFHEWLTKSIAG
- a CDS encoding carboxymuconolactone decarboxylase family protein codes for the protein MTQRINFAKESPNLMKKFMEFVTATKENSVEESIRNLVNVRIAQLNNCTYCLDMHIKQAKIQGERELRLYHVASWRESTLFAPRERAALAWAEIVTKLPDLGVPDEIYERVRSHLSEKEISDLTFAVMSANAWTRVNAAFKSVPGSSDAMLGLDKADLK
- a CDS encoding SDR family oxidoreductase, producing MKIVVIGGTGLIGSKLVKRLQGKGHEVIAASPASGVNTITGEGLEKTLAGAQVVVDVANSPSFEDNAVMEFFQTSGRNLMAAEEVAGVRHHVALSVVGTERLQASGYFRAKLAQEKIIKEAKIPYTLVHSTQFFEFMFGIAQSGTEGEKVHLSPAMMQPILSDDVADALADLVLGQPRNAIVEIAGPEPIKIADAVTKYLRQIGDHREIVVDNKTRYFGALLDDTTLMPAAGVRLGAVGFSEWVKTATPPPAR
- a CDS encoding LysR family transcriptional regulator, with translation MLRLLREATGLIAFVRTVQTGSFSAAARSLGATPSSISKSISRLERLLGVHLFRRSTRLLAMTQEGEAFYDKIMPLLEQIDSSAETVQSYRAPAGHLRASLPSELGRMILEPIFTEFVPMYPEISLSVGMTDRHVDLLRENYDVAFRVGQVEQAGLMCKTLSHLDMTLVASPSFLRKHGDIESLGQLKNIPFARYVADGKPYPIGFVDGGSILPSGRIDLDSATAIRDAALSGVGAAHLIKRTVQDDLDRGLLVELLPHVKLQTVPFQAVHASGRLPSFRLQLFTDFIATLMRSSARE
- a CDS encoding response regulator transcription factor; translated protein: MQHTQPKIEDAAEPIVYVVDDDEAMREALLDLFMVTNKRATAFSNGPEFLETADICAPGCLVLDFRMPGGTGLDLQERLSKAGSRLPVIFLTGHADILTSVKAMKAGAMDFIIKPFADQDLLDAVDRAIKLDSERRKVDAERNRIQALVDTLTPRELEVMFAVVSGLMNKQVAYQLGISEMTVKLHRMSLMRKMQARSLADLVRKVEQVRRN